The Abditibacteriota bacterium DNA segment TAAGACAAGGACACAAAAAAGCGGAGCCGCCGTTTCCGGCAAGGAAGCGGGACAGACGGCGTCCGGAGAAAGGAGTGAAAATATGCCCAAAAAACAGACGGCAGGCAGAGACAATCTGGGAGAGCTGGCGCCCAAATTTGCCGAACTCAATGACGACGTGCTTTTCGGCGAGGTCTGGTCCAGGGAGGACGAGCTGTCAGCCAGGGACCGGAGCATGATCACCATTGCGGCCCTTTTTTCGGCAGGTCTTTATCCCCAGCTTAAGGCCCATCTCTCACTGGGCAGGGAGCACGGGATCACCAAAGAGGAAGCGGTGGAGACGGTCACCCAGCTGGCCTTCTACTGCGGCTGGCCCAAGGCCTGGAGCGCCTTCCCCCTGATAGACGAGGTCTGGAAGGACGAAGCAGGCAAAAAGGCAGACGCAGTTCCGGAGCTGTCGGCTTTTCCCACAGGAGAGCCCAACGACGCCTTTAAGCAGTATTTCACCGGCAGGAGCTGGCTGGCTCCTCTGACTTTGGAAGGAGTACCGACCTTCAACGTGACCTTTGAG contains these protein-coding regions:
- a CDS encoding carboxymuconolactone decarboxylase family protein — its product is MPKKQTAGRDNLGELAPKFAELNDDVLFGEVWSREDELSARDRSMITIAALFSAGLYPQLKAHLSLGREHGITKEEAVETVTQLAFYCGWPKAWSAFPLIDEVWKDEAGKKADAVPELSAFPTGEPNDAFKQYFTGRSWLAPLTLEGVPTFNVTFEPGCRNNWHVHHADKGGGQLLICICGKGMYQEWGREPRELRPGDALYIPAGVKHWHGAAKDSWFQHIA